The following are encoded in a window of Panicum virgatum strain AP13 chromosome 5N, P.virgatum_v5, whole genome shotgun sequence genomic DNA:
- the LOC120673206 gene encoding LEAF RUST 10 DISEASE-RESISTANCE LOCUS RECEPTOR-LIKE PROTEIN KINASE-like 1.2 isoform X4, which produces MPPLLLLLASFLLRPAAASAAEPSSCWPKTCGRLNITYPFWVEEPGRPPCGPPAFQLKCNSSGAFVSRSIYQAYRVESIFPVNRSLHVVDINLPLATGCPAPTFNVSIVPRPLSFSKANKELLFLGKCTESQPEPSAGFHTLPCDSTSFVRLADGRNFSSSHVQGGVPPSCSFAFVPVLVAPRGNGDEYIASLRKGFLLEWTEVPGNCSECIASGGECVYGDTGLTFACKCSGSLRPEKCGPSSKKKIAGIAGGIGAGGILLLVACLGFVWHKRKRRKQARAPNGFTRSESSMQSYSKDLELGGSPHIFTYEELEEATDGFSDSKELGDGGFGTVYKGKLRDGRVVAVKRLYKNNYKRVEQFINEVDILSRLLHQNLVILYGCTSRSSRDLMLVYEYIPNGTVADHLHGPRASERGLTWPVRMNIAIETAEALAYLHAVEIIHRDVKTNNILLDNSFHVKVADFGLSRLYPLEVTHVSTVPQGTPGYVDPVYHQCYKLTDKSDVYSFGVVLVELISSKPAVDMSRSHSEINLANMALNRIQNHEVEQLVDPELGYEIDSETKRMIDLVAELAFQCLQLERDLRPSIKEVVEALNCIKNGDSPEKRVDIKSSPKEDAHLLKNSIQYSPDSVIHRFHSQSTTHSVASNASG; this is translated from the exons ATgcctccgctcctcctcctgctcgcctccttcctcctccggccggcggcggccagcgctgCAGAGCCATCAAGCTGCTGGCCGAAGACATGCGGGCGCCTGAACATCACCTACCCGTTCTGGGTGGAGGAGCCGGGCCGGCCGCCGTGCGGGCCGCCGGCATTCCAGCTCAAGTGCAACAGCAGCGGCGCCTTCGTGAGCCGCTCCATCTACCAGGCGTATCGGGTGGAGAGCATCTTCCCCGTTAACCGATCCCTGCATGTGGTGGACATCAACCTGCCGCTCGCCACCGGCTGCCCAGCGCCGACGTTCAACGTCTCGATCGTGCCCCGGCCACTCTCTTTCAGCAAAGCCAACAAGGAGCTGCTCTTCCTCGGGAAGTGCACGGAGTCCCAACCGGAGCCTTCGGCTGGGTTCCACACCCTGCCCTGCGACAGCACCTCCTTCGTCCGGCTCGCCGACGGCCGGAATTTCTCGAGCAGCCACGTCCAGGGCGGCGTCCCGCCGAGCTGCTCCTTCGCTTTCGTGCCGGTTCTTGTGGCTCCCCGGGGGAATGGCGACGAGTACATCGCCAGCTTGAGGAAGGGGTTTCTCCTGGAGTGGACAGAGGTGCCCGGCAATTGCTCCGAGTGCATTGCAAGCGGCGGGGAATGCGTGTACGGCGACACCGGCCTGACCTTCGCCTGCAAATGCTCCGGCAGCTTGCGCCCTGAGAAGTGCG GACCAAGCAGCAAGAAGAAAATAGCTGGAATTG CAGGTGGAATAGGAGCTGGTGGTATATTATTATTGGTAGCATGCCTCGGTTTTGTCTGGCACAAGCGCAAGAGGAGGAAACAAGCTAGAGCTCCCAATGGCTTCACGCGTAGTGAATCTTCGATGCAATCGTACAGCAAAGACCTTGAGTTGGGTGGCTCACCCCATATTTTCACTTATGAGGAACTTGAAGAAGCTACTGATGGATTTAGTGACTCGAAGGAACTTGGTGATGGTGGTTTTGGAACTGTTTACAAAG GAAAACTCCGGGATGGAAGAGTAGTCGCAGTTAAGCGCCTTTACAAGAACAACTACAAACGGGTAGAGCAATTCATAAATGAGGTAGACATCTTgtcccgcctcctccaccagaACCTAGTCATCCTATATGGCTGCACATCCCGTAGCAGCCGTGACCTAATGCTCGTGTATGAGTACATCCCTAATGGGACAGTTGCAGACCATCTTCATGGACCCCGTGCATCAGAACGGGGCCTCACATGGCCCGTAAGGATGAACATTGCCATAGAAACAGCTGAAGCACTTGCGTACCTCCATGCAGTTGAAATCATACACCGTGATGTTAAGACCAACAACATATTGCTGGACAACAGCTTCCATGTCAAAGTTGCCGACTTTGGGTTGTCACGTTTGTACCCTCTTGAAGTCACCCATGTCTCTACTGTGCCACAGGGCACGCCAGGCTATGTCGACCCGGTGTACCACCAGTGCTACAAGCTAACTGATAAAAGTGATGTGTACAGCTTCGGTGTTGTGTTGGTAGAGCTCATATCCTCTAAACCAGCTGTTGACATGAGCAGGAGCCACAGCGAGATTAATTTGGCGAATATGGCTCTCAACAGAATTCAGAACCATGAAGTTGAGCAACTGGTTGACCCCGAGCTTGGTTATGAGATTGATAGCGAAACAAAGAGAATGATAGATCTTGTTGCCGAGCTGGCTTTTCAGTGCTTGCAGCTAGAAAGGGATTTGAGGCCGTCGATCAAGGAGGTAGTGGAGGCCCTGAATTGTATCAAGAATGGGGATTCCCCAGAGAAAAGGGTGGATATAAAATCGTCTCCTAAGGAAGATGCACACTTGCTGAAGAATAGCATACAGTATTCGCCCGACTCGGTAATCCACAGATTCCATAGTCAATCAACTACCCACTCTGTAGCATCAAATGCTAGCGGATGA
- the LOC120673210 gene encoding 16.9 kDa class I heat shock protein 3, with product MSLVRRSNVFDPFADFWDPFDGVFRSLVPSVAPSGRDTAAFANARIDWKETPEAHVFKADLPGVKKEEVKVEVEDGNVLVISGERSKEKEDKNDKWHRVERSSGKFLRRFRLPENAKTDEVKAGLENGVLTVTVPKAEVKKPEVKAIEISS from the coding sequence ATGTCGCTGGTGAGGCGCAGCAACGTGTTCGACCCCTTCGCCGACTTCTGGGACCCCTTCGACGGCGTCTTCCGCTCCCTGGTCCCGTCCGTCGCGCCGTCGGGCCGCGACACCGCCGCCTTCGCCAACGCGCGCATCGACTGGAAGGAGACCCCCGAGGCGCACGTCTTCAAGGCCGACCTCCCCGGTGTCAAGAAGGAGGAGGTCAAGGTCGAGGTGGAGGACGGCAACGTCCTGGTCATCAGCGGCGAGCGCAGTAAGGAGAAGGAGGACAAGAACGACAAGTGGCACCGCGTCGAGCGCAGCAGCGGCAAGTTCCTCCGCCGGTTCCGCCTGCCGGAGAACGCCAAGACGGACGAGGTGAAGGCCGGGCTGGAGAACGGCGTGCTCACGGTCACCGTGCCCAAAGCCGAGGTCAAGAAGCCTGAGGTGAAGGCCATCGAGATCTCCAGTTAA
- the LOC120673206 gene encoding LEAF RUST 10 DISEASE-RESISTANCE LOCUS RECEPTOR-LIKE PROTEIN KINASE-like 1.2 isoform X3: MPPLLLLLASFLLRPAAASAAEPSSCWPKTCGRLNITYPFWVEEPGRPPCGPPAFQLKCNSSGAFVSRSIYQAYRVESIFPVNRSLHVVDINLPLATGCPAPTFNVSIVPRPLSFSKANKELLFLGKCTESQPEPSAGFHTLPCDSTSFVRLADGRNFSSSHVQGGVPPSCSFAFVPVLVAPRGNGDEYIASLRKGFLLEWTEVPGNCSECIASGGECVYGDTGLTFACKCSGSLRPEKCGPSSKKKIAGIAAGGIGAGGILLLVACLGFVWHKRKRRKQARAPNGFTRSESSMQSYSKDLELGGSPHIFTYEELEEATDGFSDSKELGDGGFGTVYKGKLRDGRVVAVKRLYKNNYKRVEQFINEVDILSRLLHQNLVILYGCTSRSSRDLMLVYEYIPNGTVADHLHGPRASERGLTWPVRMNIAIETAEALAYLHAVEIIHRDVKTNNILLDNSFHVKVADFGLSRLYPLEVTHVSTVPQGTPGYVDPVYHQCYKLTDKSDVYSFGVVLVELISSKPAVDMSRSHSEINLANMALNRIQNHEVEQLVDPELGYEIDSETKRMIDLVAELAFQCLQLERDLRPSIKEVVEALNCIKNGDSPEKRVDIKSSPKEDAHLLKNSIQYSPDSVIHRFHSQSTTHSVASNASG, from the exons ATgcctccgctcctcctcctgctcgcctccttcctcctccggccggcggcggccagcgctgCAGAGCCATCAAGCTGCTGGCCGAAGACATGCGGGCGCCTGAACATCACCTACCCGTTCTGGGTGGAGGAGCCGGGCCGGCCGCCGTGCGGGCCGCCGGCATTCCAGCTCAAGTGCAACAGCAGCGGCGCCTTCGTGAGCCGCTCCATCTACCAGGCGTATCGGGTGGAGAGCATCTTCCCCGTTAACCGATCCCTGCATGTGGTGGACATCAACCTGCCGCTCGCCACCGGCTGCCCAGCGCCGACGTTCAACGTCTCGATCGTGCCCCGGCCACTCTCTTTCAGCAAAGCCAACAAGGAGCTGCTCTTCCTCGGGAAGTGCACGGAGTCCCAACCGGAGCCTTCGGCTGGGTTCCACACCCTGCCCTGCGACAGCACCTCCTTCGTCCGGCTCGCCGACGGCCGGAATTTCTCGAGCAGCCACGTCCAGGGCGGCGTCCCGCCGAGCTGCTCCTTCGCTTTCGTGCCGGTTCTTGTGGCTCCCCGGGGGAATGGCGACGAGTACATCGCCAGCTTGAGGAAGGGGTTTCTCCTGGAGTGGACAGAGGTGCCCGGCAATTGCTCCGAGTGCATTGCAAGCGGCGGGGAATGCGTGTACGGCGACACCGGCCTGACCTTCGCCTGCAAATGCTCCGGCAGCTTGCGCCCTGAGAAGTGCG GACCAAGCAGCAAGAAGAAAATAGCTGGAATTG CAGCAGGTGGAATAGGAGCTGGTGGTATATTATTATTGGTAGCATGCCTCGGTTTTGTCTGGCACAAGCGCAAGAGGAGGAAACAAGCTAGAGCTCCCAATGGCTTCACGCGTAGTGAATCTTCGATGCAATCGTACAGCAAAGACCTTGAGTTGGGTGGCTCACCCCATATTTTCACTTATGAGGAACTTGAAGAAGCTACTGATGGATTTAGTGACTCGAAGGAACTTGGTGATGGTGGTTTTGGAACTGTTTACAAAG GAAAACTCCGGGATGGAAGAGTAGTCGCAGTTAAGCGCCTTTACAAGAACAACTACAAACGGGTAGAGCAATTCATAAATGAGGTAGACATCTTgtcccgcctcctccaccagaACCTAGTCATCCTATATGGCTGCACATCCCGTAGCAGCCGTGACCTAATGCTCGTGTATGAGTACATCCCTAATGGGACAGTTGCAGACCATCTTCATGGACCCCGTGCATCAGAACGGGGCCTCACATGGCCCGTAAGGATGAACATTGCCATAGAAACAGCTGAAGCACTTGCGTACCTCCATGCAGTTGAAATCATACACCGTGATGTTAAGACCAACAACATATTGCTGGACAACAGCTTCCATGTCAAAGTTGCCGACTTTGGGTTGTCACGTTTGTACCCTCTTGAAGTCACCCATGTCTCTACTGTGCCACAGGGCACGCCAGGCTATGTCGACCCGGTGTACCACCAGTGCTACAAGCTAACTGATAAAAGTGATGTGTACAGCTTCGGTGTTGTGTTGGTAGAGCTCATATCCTCTAAACCAGCTGTTGACATGAGCAGGAGCCACAGCGAGATTAATTTGGCGAATATGGCTCTCAACAGAATTCAGAACCATGAAGTTGAGCAACTGGTTGACCCCGAGCTTGGTTATGAGATTGATAGCGAAACAAAGAGAATGATAGATCTTGTTGCCGAGCTGGCTTTTCAGTGCTTGCAGCTAGAAAGGGATTTGAGGCCGTCGATCAAGGAGGTAGTGGAGGCCCTGAATTGTATCAAGAATGGGGATTCCCCAGAGAAAAGGGTGGATATAAAATCGTCTCCTAAGGAAGATGCACACTTGCTGAAGAATAGCATACAGTATTCGCCCGACTCGGTAATCCACAGATTCCATAGTCAATCAACTACCCACTCTGTAGCATCAAATGCTAGCGGATGA
- the LOC120673209 gene encoding 16.9 kDa class I heat shock protein 1-like, translated as MSLVRRSSVFDPFSLDLWDPFDSMFRSVVPSAGASDSETAAFANARIDWKETPEAHVFKADLPGVKKEEVKVEVEDGNVLVISGQRSKEKEDKNDKWHRVERSSGQFMRRFRLPENAKVDQVKAGLENGVLTVTVPKAEEKKPEVKSIQISS; from the coding sequence ATGTCGCTGGTGAGGCGCAGTAGCGTGTTCGACCCCTTCTCCCTCGACCTCTGGGACCCCTTCGACAGCATGTTCCGCTCCGTCGTCCCGTCGGCCGGCGCCTCCGACTCCGAGACCGCCGCCTTCGCCAACGCCCGCATTGACTGGAAGGAGACGCCCGAGGCGCACGTCTTCAAGGCCGACCTCCCCGGCGTCAAGAAGGAGGAGGTCAAGGTCGAGGTGGAGGACGGCAACGTCCTGGTCATCAGCGGCCAGCGCagcaaggagaaggaggacaaGAATGACAAGTGGCACCGCGTCGAGCGCAGCAGCGGCCAGTTCATGAGGCGGTTCCGCCTGCCGGAGAACGCCAAGGTCGACCAGGTGAAGGCCGGGCTGGAGAACGGCGTGCTCACCGTCACCGTGCCCAAGGCGGAGGAGAAGAAGCCTGAGGTGAAGAGCATCCAGATCTCCAGTTAA
- the LOC120673212 gene encoding uncharacterized protein LOC120673212, whose product MAGRVAGRLQRPKAKSFWTLVRCLLLCRSRRPPAAGGAAEDRSEEKSGLLSRSSLEQLLVTDAGRAAGDGDVCAKKHGQPVAALARPVSSAAAAAAAGGRDGAGAHRRFAFGGFRRRLLMRRPWRPVLVAIPE is encoded by the coding sequence ATGGCAGGAAGGGTGGCAGGGCGGCTCCAGCGGCCCAAGGCCAAGAGCTTCTGGACCCTGGTGCGGTGCCTCCTCCTCTGCAGGAGCcgcaggccgccggcggcgggaggcgcggcggaggacCGGAGCGAGGAGAAGAGCGGCCTCCTCAGCAGGAGCTCCCTGGAGCAGCTTCTGGTCACGGATGCCGGCCGCGCTGCCGGGGACGGAGACGTTTGCGCCAAGAAGCACGGCcagccggtggcggcgctggcacGGCCGGTGTcgtcggcggctgcggcggcggcagccggaggCCGTGACGGCGCGGGCGCGCACCGGCGGTTCGCGTTCGGCGggttccggcggcggctgctcatgaggcggccgtggcggccggTGCTCGTCGCCATCCCGGAGTGA
- the LOC120673211 gene encoding 16.9 kDa class I heat shock protein 1-like, translating into MSLVRRGNVFDPFSMDLWDPFDSMFRSIVPSSSSGSDTAAFANARIDWKETPEAHVFKADLPGVKKEEVKVEVEDGNVLVISGQRSKEKEDKNDKWHRVERSSGQFMRRFRLPEDAKALLQSVVALLWCVYCCSACHGSACSGVMC; encoded by the coding sequence ATGTCGCTCGTCAGGCGCGGCAACGTGTTCGACCCCTTCTCCATGGACCTCTGGGACCCCTTCGACAGCATGTTCCGCTCCATCGTCCCAtcgtcctcctccggctccgacACCGCCGCCTTCGCCAATGCCCGCATCGACTGGAAGGAGACCCCCGAGGCGCACGTCTTCAAGGCCGACCTCCCCGGCGTCAAGAAGGAGGAGGtcaaggtggaggtggaggacggCAATGTGCTGGTCATCAGCGGCCAGCGCagcaaggagaaggaggacaaGAACGACAAGTGGCACCGCGTCGAGCGCAGCAGCGGCCAGTTCATGAGGCGCTTCCGCCTGCCGGAGGACGCCAAGGCGCTACTACAGTCTGTCGTTGCTCTGCTTTGGTGTGTGTACTGTTGTTCAGCCTGCCATGGTAGTGCCTGCTCTGGTGTCATGTGCTAG